The segment GGTTTACCAATTTCAAAATTTACAGTTGTTGGTAATGGTTCGATTTGGCCATATGGAGAAAGTTTTACATATTGCTTGTAATACTCTTCCGATTCTTCGAAATAATTTCTTTGCCTAGACAAAACACTCAAATTAAAAAGTGCAAATCGATAATAAGGTTTTTCTTCAATAGCATACGTAGATTTCGCATGGAGAATTGATTTCCAAACTGATTTGGCGATACTCCAATTTCCAACGTTATATTGTGCTGCTCCATACAATAATAGAGATTGTAATGCAATATCAAAATTCGGAATAGAAACTTCAAAGATTTTAGTGCGTTGTTCTTTTAACAATGTGATTGTCCCTTCATATCGGCCCAATCTATAGAGAGTTTGTGCTAAATTGTAATCCAAATAAATTGTTTGGTATACATCACCGAGTTTCCCTTGGATGGAAGAAAGTTCATATGCAGAAAGTTCCAACTGAGAAACATCAAATAACACCAATCCATAAAAATAGGAGTTTTGTATTCCTTCTGGATCATTTAAGAGTCCCAAGGTTTCATAGATTTTTTTAGCTGATGTTAGGTAAAATATTGATTCCTCTTTTTTTCCATCTAACACCAAACATTTCCCAATTAAAGACAAAATGTCTGCATAATCACTATGAAAGACTTGTTTAGAGGATTCTTTTTCTCGTTTAGCAAAATTTGCATATTCGATTGATTTAGGATATTCAGCCTTATTGAAATAAAAATGAGATATGTTTTTAGCAACTTGGAAACGTAAGTACTTAGATAATTTTGGATTGGAACCAACTTCTTTCCATATCTCCTTTAAGTTATCCTCAGTTTGTTTCTCCAATCGGTCCTTAAACTTAAGCCACTCTGTAAAATTGGTTTTTAAATTGAGAGAAACTAAAAAAGTTTTTCGACTCTCGGAACTAACGTTAAAATCATATTCTGAGAGTTTAACAAATTCTGATTCAGAAAGAATTTCTTCCTCTGATACGAAAACCCATTGTGGATTCCGTTTGATGAGTCTGTTGAGTCTTATCGTTTCATCTACCAAATGAGTGAGCGAAGATTGGACTTCCGAAATCAATTTGCCTCGTTCTTCGTATTTCACAAAGATAGGATTTCCTGTCGTTGTAGATTTAGATTCCACATAACGAAGTTTAGGCGTAAATTTGATTCCTTTTTCTTCCCATTGGAAGGTTCCATTTAGTATGATTTCCGAACGACTTTGTTTGGAAGGTGAAAGTTCTTGGTGTTTTCCCAAATACACAGCATCCGTAGTGTTTTGGAATTGGAAATGGGTTGTTTCCAAAAGAAGTTGTATTGTCCTTGGGTCACTCATTTGCCCTTTGGAATCAAACTCTCCTAAACTAAAAAAAACAACAGTCTCTGGAGTTTCTAAAGTAATTGGAATCGATTCTTTTTTAATTACATTCTTAATAGAATAGTATAACGGAGCATAGGCGACTGACGCCAGAAGTGTGAAAATGAGGAGTGTATTTTTTTGAAAACGTGACAATTGAAACAATTCTAAAAAGTTTAGTTTGACCTAGTTTTCTTAGAATTTTGCAGAACTCAAGGAAAAAACGGGGTTACCCCCGTCCTTCCACTACTCTTATCGTTTGAGACCTAAAACTTCTTGGATCATCTGGTCAGATGTCACAATGGTTCTTGAGTTTGCTTGGAAACCCCTTTGTGTCACAATCATATCTGTGAATTGGTCAGAAAGGTCAACGTTTGACATCTCTAGGAGGCCAGCATTGATTTTTCCACGACCTTGGCTTCCTGCTTCTCCAATGTTTGCTTCCCCAGAGTTGAGAGAGAAACTATACATTGTGTCCCCTTCTTTATTGAGACCAGCAGGGTTTGTGAAGTTGGCAAGAGCAACTCGTGCAAGAGGTTGGCGGACTCCGTTAGAGAAAACTCCCGTAACAGTTCCTGTATTATCAATGGAAAACGATTCCATATAACCCATTGGGTAACCATCTTGTTTCAC is part of the Leptospira levettii genome and harbors:
- a CDS encoding tetratricopeptide repeat protein; amino-acid sequence: MSRFQKNTLLIFTLLASVAYAPLYYSIKNVIKKESIPITLETPETVVFFSLGEFDSKGQMSDPRTIQLLLETTHFQFQNTTDAVYLGKHQELSPSKQSRSEIILNGTFQWEEKGIKFTPKLRYVESKSTTTGNPIFVKYEERGKLISEVQSSLTHLVDETIRLNRLIKRNPQWVFVSEEEILSESEFVKLSEYDFNVSSESRKTFLVSLNLKTNFTEWLKFKDRLEKQTEDNLKEIWKEVGSNPKLSKYLRFQVAKNISHFYFNKAEYPKSIEYANFAKREKESSKQVFHSDYADILSLIGKCLVLDGKKEESIFYLTSAKKIYETLGLLNDPEGIQNSYFYGLVLFDVSQLELSAYELSSIQGKLGDVYQTIYLDYNLAQTLYRLGRYEGTITLLKEQRTKIFEVSIPNFDIALQSLLLYGAAQYNVGNWSIAKSVWKSILHAKSTYAIEEKPYYRFALFNLSVLSRQRNYFEESEEYYKQYVKLSPYGQIEPLPTTVNFEIGKPIYPYTWNLTNNGLFSELEEKTIRSYTGRYLFQSQDEEIRARTYENRLEDTNLILDDLLNPNAYLSKSMLVLRKSLFGDLKLHERGNQVVFLDIGPALNHPEYPGVTSQAVAKHFPKMEVVLWELPGEVELFLKKVKPELKEKLYAFSNIRILSADGVGDFLTEYNDPKHWILRNRSIPNLKQKTIVIRAANSIDIYEPYTKILPHFQNLGKVLKENPVLYFFNRSILLKPKGKEKFILIGNQSIRGFHHNFQSLDRNGEPPYSILPFSISEEVIP